Part of the Nicotiana tabacum cultivar K326 chromosome 20, ASM71507v2, whole genome shotgun sequence genome, GGGACTTACTTCATGCAAGATGTCTCGGGCGACAAGTATGTTGCTGTATTTAAGCCTATAGATGAGgaaccattagctgtgaataatCCTCAAGGATTACCTTTATCATCCAATGGTGAAGGATTAAAGAGGGGAACTAAAGTAGGAGAAGGTGCACTCAGAGAGGTTGCAGCTTTCTTACTGGATCATCCAAAGGCCGGGAGGAGTTGCTCGTTGTACAAAGGGGACATCGGCTTTTCTGGTGTGGTCCCAACGGTTATGGTTCAGTGCTTGCACGAAGGGTTTCATCATCCAGATGGATTTGAGTGGTCAGTCAAGTACATTAAGGTTGGCTCGCTGCAGTTATTTGTGAAGAATGAAGGGAATTGTGAGGATATGGGTCCTAGGGATTTTCCTGTGGAAGAGGTCCATAAGATCACTGTCTTCGACATAAGAACCGCTAATGCAGATAGGCATGCTGGGAATATTCTGATCAGCAGGGTTGGAGAAGAAGGGCGAATCGTGCTTACTCCAATTGACCATGGCTACTGCTTGCCTGAACATGTAAGggcttatttgttttctttttaaatgatgtttgaacagtctatcggaaacagcctctctactccctcgggtagggtaaggtctgcgtagacactaccctccccagaccccatttgtgggattttactcggttgttgttgttgttgtttaaacaGTCTTTTGATTGCTATCTTTCAACTTTCATGAAATGGATGATTAGCGATTAAGAAAGTGGTGAGAACGCaaagagaaaaattgcagaatTCCAATTCTATACCTGGTGAATTGATTGTTTAGGTATATGAAAGTACTTAAAGTTTCAAGTAGTTTGTTCTCTGCATTAACGTTACATGCGATGAATTTGGATGATTACAAAAGTATGCTTACTCTGTATAAGAGCTAAATATTTACCCTGTATGTTTCCTCTTTTGTTGTTAGATCGAAGTTTCACCACTCGAGTTACTTAGAGGTCTTTAAAGATAAGAATCAATGTTAATGTCTGAAGCATTAAGTTGCAATTCCATAGGTTATTAATACCATCTATGATAGTGTATAGAGGGAAATTTCTTCTCTTAAGAATCTTAACTTTGCACTAACAAATGTGTATTGCAGTTTGAAGATTGCACATTTGATTGGCTTTATTGGCCACAAGCCCGGCTTCCTTACTCACCGGAAACTATTGACTACATAAAATCATTGGATGCTGAAGAAGACATTGCACTTCTTAAGTTATGCGGATGGGAATTATCTGTTGAATGTGCTCGTACTCTTCGTATCTCGACCATGCTTCTGAAGAAAGGAATAGAGAGAGGACTTACTCCTTTTGCCATAGGAAGCATCATGTGCAGAGAAACATTGAACAAGGAATCTGTTATTGAGGAGATTGTTCGCGATGCTCAAGATTCCATGCTTCTTGGCATGAATGAAGCTGCATTTCTTGAAACAGTCTCCAAACTTATCGATATCAGGCTTGAGAAGCTAAAGAAATAAATCTTCTCAAGAATTGTAAGTATGTATTTGTTGTATGTATACAGTGACCAGTCCATAATATGTAAATGGAACTGTAAGGCAGTACCAGAGGTGGATGACTGACTATGTCGTCTATCGTCAAGAAATCCTGTTTCCTTAAACCTCTGCTCATTATCAGTTTGATGGTTTCTCTAATATGGGACAGAAGTTATAATTACTAATTAAATAAATGGAGTTGCTTGAGTTGAATGCTAGTTCTTTGTTCCGCTCTGATCCTTTCCTTCAAAATAACAAGGACTTTTTTATGCAACTGCAGACACTATCTCTCTGCTCTAGTTTAAGAACCTTATAAGTCAAAACATGAACGAATATCCCACAATGAATTATAGCGGTCTAGTGGTTTGATTCGTGGTAGCGACACTGTTCTGGTTCAGAATACTTAATGGATCAAGGAGATACAAAACTCCACAATGAATAAATGGTAATGTAGTGGTAGCAACACCAGTTTGCGATACTTAATGTATTAAAATGCAGATTAGTTACAAATTGTTGTGGTTAATGGATAACTTCACTCAGCAAAGGTGACTTTATTCTAGAAATGGAGTCCGCACAAACAGGGATCAGGCCGAGCCTGGACTAGTGTTAGGGGTCAGCCTCTTTGAGCTTGACTTGACAACAAGAGTGTTGTCATGAGGCAGCAAGAGTACTGAGTGCAGCAGAGCTAAGGTGTGCGAGCTAACACCAAGGAAAAAGGGGAAAACAGGCAAGTGATGGCCAAGGTCTTGAGGGTGCCAAGGCAGCTTGGCAAGACTTGGCAATCGAGATGCGGGCTAAGGGTGATACTACGGCATGGCAAAGGCATCAAAGCATGAGGCAGTGCTAAGGCAAGCCAAAAAACGAAGTGGGCAAGGACAGACTAAGTGCAACGAAGGCATGCTCGCAAGGCAGACTTGTCATGACATTGGGGCGTGGCAAAGGGCAGTGTGCGTGGGCATTGGCTAAGGCTTAATGTGGCTGCAATGCACCTGAGAGCAAGCATTGGCGCCTGATTCAAGCCAAGGCACGCAGATGGGCAACAGGCTTCAGCTTTGACAAAGTCAATGGCAGTTACAAGGTACATGTTGTGCACATGAGCACCAGTTGGCTTTTGTTCAAATCTGGCAGGTTCAAATCTGGTGCACATGAGCACCAGTTACAAGGCTCCAGAACGTTTTTGGAGCCTTATTTCCATTATCTTAGCATGATCCTAATTGTTGGGGAATGTCAATTACATTATGCTAAAATAATGGACTATGTCGGACAAGTGTCTCAGCCTAAGAACGACAAGTGTAAAGGCAAAGGGCTGTCACATGATCTATAGCTGTGCAGCACCCTTATGCTTGTAAAAACGTATGGGAGTACATGTTAGAGTTAGGAAACATTCCTAAGTCTGTTTTAACGAGTGAAAACGCCTAAGGATAACTGTAGTCTTTGTGAGAAAATCTGAAGGTCAAGAGTGATCTTTCGTACACCGCATTGTACTTCGAGTTTGAGTTTCTTTGTATGCTCGAGCTAAATACAATGTTGGGGAAAGAGTTCTTGGTATATTGTGCCTTGTGTTCTTTTTTATTTCCCGTTACCTTTTCTTAAATCTTACTACGTTGAAAGTTGCCTAAAAATATTCTAAGTCCAAAGTTGCTGAAATTTTGGCCAAGTGTTGGGAAGGCTGAAGTTGGGTGATAGGCCTGGCTGCCGCGCAGGCTGGTTTTGGCGGACAAAAAATCAGCCCGTGATAACTAGGATCAGATCAGAGCAGGTTCGTGACGGAGACACGATGAGTAGTGGCAGATTTCGTGGTCTTGTTTGAGAACATGGCCGGTGGAAACAATGAACCGCGGGAAAGGCTAGCGAAACTGGAGGCATTGATTGGGAATGTCCCTGAAGGTGGCGAAATTTAGACCCTCGTGGCAAGACTTGCCTGCCTTGAGCAGAAAAGGCAAGCTAAGTCAGAATGCGGATTTGAAGAACGAGATGGTGGTACTATGACGTGTTGTGGGCGAGGATGCTCCTCAACGTGGTGCTGATCGTCTCaatgtaaaaaaaattgaaactaaGGCATTTGATGGTGCAAGGAGTGCACTTGAATTGAAGAATTTTCCTTGGGATTGGAGCAGTACTTTCATGCTATTCGTGTGCAAGATGAGAAGGAAAAAGTAACCTTGACTAGCATGTATTGAGTGAAGATGCTAAGTTATGGTAGCGCACTCGTGTGGCTGAAGATGGAAGTATGGGCAGGCCAAAGATTGAGTCGTAGGAGAGGCTTAaaaaggaattgaaggatcagtTCCTTCCTAGTAATACATCTTGAATTGCTAGAGATAAACTAAAAAAATTGAGGCAAACCGGATCAATGAGAGCCTATGTCAAAGAGTTTACTTCTTTGATACTGAGCATAAACAATATGTCGGAGGAGGACAAATTGCACAACTTCATGAGCGTCTTGCAGCAGTAAGCACAATTGGAGTTGCCTAGGCAGAATATTCAAAATCTCACAAGTGCTGTAGCGGCTGCAAATGCATTAGGTGATTTTCACTTAGGTGAAGAGACTTCTACTTCAAGGTCCAACAACGGAAAGAAGGATAAGGCAAAAGAGTGAAAGAAATGTGAGAATAACCATGCTAATGAAGACAAAGGGAAGAGAAGCAAGAGGCTGGAACTTCGAAGAGCAATGAGAAGGGCAACAAATTTAGTGGTTGTTTCATTTGTGATAGGCCACATCAAGCAAGAGGCTGTCCAAAAGAGGTAGTGTTAAATGCAAGGACTGCTGCAGATAAGAGGGCTGCATTGGAGGCAATGACCAGTGATAATCAAGTGGCAGGGTCAATGCAATTGTGGCTGAACAAGAGAGAGGCCAAGGACCATTGCTTGTCAACCCTTTAGGACTCGTAAATTGTATAGGCCTCGACAAGGAGGTCGAGTTTCAAAGGGTGCGGGTGGTTTGTTAGGGGTCCGCATCTTTGAGCTTGACTTGACTACAAGAGCGTTGTCATGAGGCAGCAAGAGTGCTGCAAACCTAAGGTGTGTGAGCTAATACCAAGGCAAAAAGGAAAAAACGGGAAAGTGATGGCCAAGGTCTTGAGAGTGGCAAGGCAGCTTCGGAAGGCTTGACAATCGAGATAGGACTGAGAGTGACACTATGGCATGGCAAAGGCATCAAGGTATGAGGCAGTGATACTAAGGCAAGGAAAAAACAAAGTGGGCAAGGGCAGGCTAAGTGCAATAAAGGTATGCGCACAAGGCAAACTTGTCATGACATTGGGTCGTGGCAAAGGGAAGTGTGTGTAGGCATTGGCTAAGGCTTAATATGGCTGCAATACACCTGAGAGCAAAGCATTGGCGCCTGATTCAAGACAAGGCACGCACATGGGCAACATGCTTGTTACACCTTGTGTATTCGGCGTTATCATGCTGTAAATGGGATAATTCGGTAGGAAGATAATTTCTATGAGATATTTAAATGATGCGATAGTTATACGTTAAGATTGGAAGTCATTTGAGTTGTGATTAAAAATTCGACAAAGATCGCGCGCAAGTTACGGGTTTAAATTTCACTGGAATTTGGATAAAATGTTGATGACcttttctctcaatatactgggagttatggtgtgttctatCTACCGAATCgaaggtctatgagtctagtttccaacgcaacaaaccgttcaTTAATACGacttcggagtagagagatattaacATTTTCGTACAGGGGTGCACACTGTTACGGGAACAGTGTGCCTAGTCGGGTTTAGtcaaaatttctttatttaagtcaatttttaaaacagaacccctgcgttttatcctctccaaaacagaaccaaaaacctAGGGATTTCCTCTCAAACTTCTCCCATCCATCTAGCCAAGCATAACAACAATTTAGTCATCCTCAAGATGGAGAACACCATGGTAGCTTCGGAATCGTGAATTCTTCGGTGTTTCACTTTTCATAGCAAGACTCCGTcttgtaatttcgaattttgagtaATTCTGCTCACATAAGGTATGATTTAACTTCCTCTTTGATCTTTGTAACTTCTACCGTAAGAATtcttaagaaatagttgaaacctctatagaaatattcttgattttttttagaaacctatcttaatatggcttgattgttggggctgttctatatgattttattgtgttgtttggATCTGTGAAGACATGGATGGAATTCTGTTGATGAGGAGATGTAGTAAAGTAAAATTTGGTGGTGTGTTGGGGGGAAATTAATCTACAAAAGAGTCTACAAATTCATGGCCACAAGTTGTTCGCGTAAATGTCTAAATGAAGAATTATTTAAGCtatgagcttgaatttgattttgaatgGTTTGTATTATGTAGGAAATCATTCCTAAGGCTTTTGAGGTCTTGGAAACAGTATATAACTCCATCGACAAGGTATGTAGGGCTTTGCCTATACTTTCCGGCATGACTAGAATTCGAATAAACGTTTATCGAATTGTCTCGTCGGATTCGAGTTATTTCACCTTCAACTTATAAAGATGCTTAGACCTGATCTTTTCTCATAGATTTCTTACTCTAGAGGATATCTATGAATTCTCGGATTTCCTTGTTCCTTGCTTAAAAAGAACTAGAGCCTTTTACTTGTTCTCCTTTCGACGTTCATATAGATCATGAATAAGTAACATTTACTTCAAAGGTACTCATAATACACAACTCTCATGTTCTTAGTACTTGTTGGCTCGTagttgaaaattaaatatttttagccACAACCATGATAGTCGGGGAAGAATGATGATAGGCCACTTCGACTCTTCTTAGAATACGCCTTTTAAGGTTGGTTTCGCATTGCACCTATATAATTTATGATCtagtatatgtatgtatttacttTCATTACCGAGCCGCATTATAGACGGCCGGGTATGACAcatattgtgtaaccactgatcagttgggattatcgagcttcacgtggccgggtacgattctaccgagcctttattatggccgggtatgttatggatattatagccccacagagggatttattattatataatgtgaTATATTATAAGTAGCGATAGTGAACGACGGTGTCACGAGCATACATTTATATCC contains:
- the LOC107795347 gene encoding phosphatidylinositol 4-kinase gamma 4-like isoform X1, with protein sequence MSAVDVALSPIQANRHINNGPLDHCSNESIVIYISVAGSVIPMRVLESDSIASVKLRIQTSKGFVVKRQKLVFGGRELSRNDSLVKDYGVTDGNILHLVLKLSDLLVINVSTTCGKEFEFHVGRHQNVGLKRSIFKKGKDFVGEELEVHEFFCDGEKLEDQRLIHDITSTTDAVIHLVVQKKSAEVRAKHLERDVELSVVAANWNEGLGGGGGGGVVHCDGNRNSASSPDKYDLLVEPIILNPNNIKLPSSIRDMITCAFNGLANGKNPVRSCEGSGGTYFMQDVSGDKYVAVFKPIDEEPLAVNNPQGLPLSSNGEGLKRGTKVGEGALREVAAFLLDHPKAGRSCSLYKGDIGFSGVVPTVMVQCLHEGFHHPDGFEWSVKYIKVGSLQLFVKNEGNCEDMGPRDFPVEEVHKITVFDIRTANADRHAGNILISRVGEEGRIVLTPIDHGYCLPEHFEDCTFDWLYWPQARLPYSPETIDYIKSLDAEEDIALLKLCGWELSVECARTLRISTMLLKKGIERGLTPFAIGSIMCRETLNKESVIEEIVRDAQDSMLLGMNEAAFLETVSKLIDIRLEKLKK